The following coding sequences lie in one Glycine soja cultivar W05 chromosome 16, ASM419377v2, whole genome shotgun sequence genomic window:
- the LOC114389887 gene encoding uncharacterized protein LOC114389887, whose translation MFLHILAHNLKYRVVHFSYCRSMETISRQFKNVLHAIMKVSKEYLKFHEYNLEGSVENKWRWFKNSIGALDGIHILVTVSTEDRPRYRNRKCDISTNVLGVCGPDLRFIYVLPGWEGSAGDSQVLRDALHRQNCLHIPNGKYFLVDAGYTNGPGFTNNIGDEVTTIQATEEWTRFRDTLAINMFATYQIRRNFD comes from the exons ATGTTTTTGCATATCCTTGCTCACAACCTAAAGTATAGAGTTGTGCACTTTAGTTATTGTAGATCCATGGAAACAATTAGTAGGCAATTCAAGAATGTCCTGCATGCTATAATGAAAGTAAGCAAAGAATATTTGAAGTTCCATGAGTATAATCTAGAGGGCTCGGTGGAAAACAAATGGAGATGGTTTAAG AATTCGATTGGAGCACTTGATGGGATACATATTCTAGTAACAGTTTCTACAGAAGATAGACCTAGATATCGTAATAGAAAATGTGATATCTCTACAAATGTTTTAGGAGTTTGTGGTCCAGATTTAAGGTTTATATATGTGTTGCCCGGGTGGGAAGGGTCAGCAGGAGATTCTCAAGTATTGCGAGATGCTTTGCATCGTCAAAATTGTCTCCATATACCAAATG GTAAATATTTTCTTGTGGATGCGGGGTATACAAATGGCCCTGGAT TCACAAATAATATTGGAGATGAAGTCACAACTATCCAAGCAACTGAGGAATGGACAAGATTCCGTGATACTTTAGCAATAAATATGTTTGCCACCTATCAAATAAGAAGAAACTTTGATTAG
- the LOC114389888 gene encoding uncharacterized protein LOC114389888, with product MELGNGVLVDVLRDQRNLGNKGDGNWKTVAYSTATQILSKHFGVHLMADNVKNRFKLWRTWYGIVSDILSQSGFDWDSTKYMITVENEIAWNEYVKSHEEAKRFRFKVIPNWDDIVDLCAKDRATGLGAENALDADDIMSKETNEEESIHSVSFDLEGSSSATRKTFAQVRVE from the exons ATGGAACTTGGAAATGGTGTGCTAGTTGATGTGCTTAGAGATCAAAGAAATTTGGGCAATAAAGGTGATGGAAATTGGAAAACAGTAGCATACAGTACTGCAACTCAAATTTTGTCCAAGCATTTTGGAGTTCACCTCATGGCAGATAATGTTAAGAATCGTTTTAAGCTTTGGAGAACATGGTATGGAATTGTGAGTGACATTCTTAGTCAAAGTGGATTTGACTGGGATAGCACAAAGTACATGATTACcgttgaaaatgaaattgcatggAATGAATATGTTAAG tcaCATGAAGAGGCCAAACGATTTCGATTCAAAGTCATTCCTAATTGGGATGATATTGTTGACCTATGTGCAAAGGATAGAGCTACTGGACTCGGAGCAGAAAATGCATTAGATGCAGATGATATCATGAGCAAAGAAACAAATGAAGAGGAATCAATTCATAGTGTGAGTTTTGACTTAGAGGGATCAAGTTCTGCCACAAGAAAAACATTCGCCCAAGTAAGAGTGGAGTGA